Below is a window of Maylandia zebra isolate NMK-2024a linkage group LG19, Mzebra_GT3a, whole genome shotgun sequence DNA.
TCATGAATGCGAAAGTCAACAAATGTTCACTCTTGCATGTCTTTCAAGGTTTGATCAAGCCATGTACAAATCATGCTGATGTTTTGAGTTACTCGTTTTACCATGTAGTAGCAGGTCTGTAGTAGAAAGTTtattttcatccatccatccaaaaaTGTTGCTGTCACATTATTTATATAGGAATACAATCACAACACAACCAGTTGACAACTAGTTGAGTTGAGAGCCCAACTGCAAAGAGACACAGTGACGGATTTTCCGAGTTAGAAGAAGAGTCCTGTTTATACTCTAGTCTCACTGAGCCATTAAGCAAACGCATATATTTTCTATACATAGTGTATAACATGAATATGTTTGTTGTGAAAAAGATAGTTGCAGTTTAGTTCATTGCATTATTCCTTATTGCTTTCagaaaacagcatgaaagcaCCCTCCACACCGTGCATTCAAACGATCTGACTCATGTCTTTGGTTTGGTGGCTGTTAGCTGACAATCACTGCACCATAATTACTAGGCCAGATGTGTTTGTGCTTTCCAAGCTTCCTATTAGATATTCAAAAACAAATGATCGCCTGCACGACCATAACTATGAAAGCAGATTCTGATCTGCTTCCTCAAGGGTCCTGGAGGTCCAGCCATGATTTAGCTTTAATTCTGTGACCTTGAGTAGCCATCCAGCTTTGGGTTATGTCAAAGCTGTAAACCCACAGAATTATGCTTACAAGTCTACGAGAAGTTTTCAGTAGCACTGgtcattagggatgggtattaaTTTTCAccattccgattccattttcgattctgtttaacgattcgattatttatcgattctcttattgattcttatttttaaaaaaggagaacccACAGGTCGATTAGctttgaactttgttttatatcttatCTTTGAACAGACAGAAATGTAGGAGTAACATgaccttacaaacccaacagtgagatcttaagagatccacagcctactgCTCCTCGATGCCACGAGGAccccagaaaaaaaaaggttgtaaatgtaaaataataataaaataaatattctgttgtagcaataacaaagtataacataaattattcagtggcaattacacaagaatgtCCAGCAACATTTACACTCTCCTTTTTAAAAGTATATATGAGCTGGgcactcaaaaataaaactatatcAGCCAGCAAAAAATACAATCAACTCAAGTCCAATGGAACAGTGCACTGTGCAATTCTGCATCCATCAACTATAGagaattaaaaattattttgcaGAAATGTAAGCATATCTGCTTTTTCAGGAAGGATACGTGATCTTTCTGGACTTATGGTCTCTCCAGCTGTGGAGAACACCCTCTCAGACGGGGTGGAGGAtgcctgcacacacagaaaccTTTCAGCCAGTGCTGACAGCCCCCTCTCTTGCTCCACCACCATAGGGCAGCGTTATCCTTGCAGGGGATGGGGGTTAGGCTTCTATACAGCTGGATCTCCTGATCCACTCTGTGGCCCAGGGAAAGAACGGGATGCCGTTGTTGGAATGACTGCAGCTTGTTGTCCTCTTCTTCAAAGAATTCCTCCAAGGCCGTTTTTCTTTGCTTTACTGGTGGCGCCTGAAATTAAATTGACATGataaaaaaataagcaaaaaatGAACAATCAATGACATTTAAATTATCATCACAATGAACTAAACTTACATAGtcttcttcatcctcatctTCGAACAACTCTCCCTGTGTGTCTCCTTGCTCCAGGTGCTTGAGTAGAAAGTGACAAATAAACAAGCAAATCAAACTAAGTACCACAGCTCCATAGATGAAAGGTCTCACTCTCACAATGGAAATGTGCAACAATGAAAAACACTGTCATATTGAAATACCTCATCTGCTCCTGCCTCTGCCTTTGCTGCAATTGCTGGTTCCCTGATCCTGTGCCAGACTTCATCCTTCTCCACTTTGGATTTAAATCGGGGGTCCAAGATGGTGGCCTCCTCCAGGAAGCTCTTGATATCAGCGTCCTTACATTTTTAAGAGGGAGGAAAATGTGACATCATGactgtcattttatttatgatAAATAAATCATCAATTGTACCTGGTATCGTTTGGAAAGATCTTTCCAAATGTTCTCCTTTATGCTCCTTGTGAAGGCAGAGTCATCTTCTTGTACGGTGTAGTGTTACTGTAGCTTTTGCAGGATGGGCAAAATCTCACCACAGGTCGGACTTTTGTCACTGGACACTGCTAGTGTGGAGGTGTAGTGCTTCCGCATGAGTACCACAAACTCCTCTGCTTTTCTTAAGTCATCATTGCCCATTTTAGCCAGTCTGCaaaatcaacaaaacaaaaatacaacagaTATGttgcataaaacaaacaaaaataaaacctgaGTCCAAGTTAAGCcatattatcattatttttcaaTACTACTCACCTTTCCTTTTCCATGGACTTTCTTATTTGTggatcgatggctgcagcctgGATGGCAGGAAACTGCTCGCAGAATCTGTCCATCATCAAATACAAGGAGTTCCATCTGGTCTTTACATCTAGGAGCAGCATATGCTTGGGCAGCTCTGAGGGGTAACGCGTTCACAACTTAAATGCTAATGTAATATTCCTTATCTTAGTTtataaatttaatttgatcaTGATCTAATGATTATAATATACACAATCTTAAAAAACTATTACTATGCTTACTGAGCAACTCTTGCTTCTCCTTCAGGACCACTTTTGTCATGTGGGACCTCTTCATCCTTAAACTTTGACATTTCCTGACTTAGCCTACAATTaaacattcacttaccgaaactCGGGGGCATCTACTGTGGCAAAagggtgcaagccttttacaacaaacttagtcactgctcggtgacattcgtctatcctggcctgtgTCATTTTACTTTTCCCTGCCTCTGTGAAAGGAGAAGCCACctgtagactgcagcgagaactgccagcatctgagccagacagactctgtctgtctctctcgtCATGGTCATCTAAATGCagcgcacagtaatggcaggttttgtaataaggcaaaacgtgctaacataatatgcaatgCTAGTTGATTAGTTACCTGCAGTATTAACGGGAGAGAACGTGCAAACGCTaacgctgctgctgggttgagctttgctagtccggagcggatcaaaaacacgacattcatttaaagcAATCAcgtgttttttgagcaaatgcttttgcatattcgtagtgtttcctctctttgatgaaatctctactttgcaagtattgcacgttgccctgttgtcatcctttctcataaagggtaaccaaacttttgagcatttgtgccgcttaggcgccgtgtttcctactGAGTAAAAGACGCTatgcaacgtggtgacgtcattcgaggcgtctggaatcgataagggaatcgtttgtaaaaatggcaaacaattctaaggaattgaaacagtgggaaccggttctcaacaagaaccggttttcgatacccatccctacggGTCATCCTTATATTGCTTGGTGTGCCTGAAATCTAGAAATTGTTAAAAACTGTCGGTAACTAATATTCTGTGATTGGTCTTATTTAAAATgacttggttttttttgttggtgtGGAAATGGCCTGATCatgtatggcgttatttttgtgccactattctgagcgcacgtaaaaaaaaattgagcgcacgtaaaaaaaaattgcaggtgcaagtgttgcattttgaggagaaatttattttgagcttacaaaagctgaatttgagtgaacaaaattcattgctgcgtgcaaaaaacgtatttcagtgtttgcgcttatccatatacacacacaatagcaccccctctcgctcagttttttcatttgcgcttgctcgcaatgtgttgcttgcgCTCACAACATTCTCTGCTTCCTACGCTCAACTCTCTGTACACCGTTATaagtgtgccacaaaaccaaccaatcacagacttggtttcaaaaattctgattggctcttacggtctccaatcagctcgctaGCTACTGCTTTCCGGACACCGGAAACACTGTCCACTCAGCCTCGCTTCTTGCAGATAGAGGGATTTTTGATTTACTCTGCAGCTAAAGAAGAGATGGCAGAATCAAACAATGGCTCCAATAATACTACACCACAGTATCAGgtgagtttaattttttttgtgtgaattTAGTAATTTGCTGTCCtttctgtttaatatgctgTGAAATTGTAGTTACAGATGCAGCTGTAGAGTTTAAGCTAGCCTTATGGGTAATTACCAGCATAGTTGTCTTACTGAGGCAGTGTATCCTAATCATGTTTTTTAGGGTAATGGTGCAGTTGAGTCAGCAGTAAGAAATCTGGTGTCTTTGCTGCTTAACAACATATCCACAAATCCTTCAGGGAGGCCAACAGAGAGTGGGCAGCCGGAGCCTAGAAATCTGACTATCCAGCAAGAGATGACaaggtttttgctttttttgtgtgttttttttattttaactttttgcAATCTTTTCTGTTAAAGTTATTTGGTTTGTGGATTTATCAACattgatttttaaattaaaatgtgctATTAAGGACTGATGTCATATTTAATAACTTTATTAAACAATAACCCTTATGTTATGCAACACTGCATTTTTTAAACTCATGCATTTTCATCCCACAGATCATTTCCAGGATATTTCAAATCACACTTGAGCCGTGGTAAAAAGAGATGTTTAACATCTACTAAGCAGCTTGTTAAGGCAGGCAGTAAGACCACAGGCCTCAGTTTTTATTTGCTGTCAAAAAACACATCCTACACACCTTTGCCAGCTGAGGAGCTTGAACTCCTACAAGCTGGCATGGGGAGACAAACAGTGTCTCTTCCAGAAGATGGTGACCATGCAGAGGTAAGTTTGTGTAGTCAGTATTAAAATCAGTCATTGGCAGACGCATTTAGCCTGAATCATATGCCACAGTCCGTTTAGTGTTCCATTCTGCTTAACGGTGTTTTTAACTAAGATTTCTAGACTTCTGGAAGAAACCTTTCCAAAAATGGAATATCTTTGTGGAGGATGGCTCTTACATAAGGCAACAGGTTTGTTGTTAATtcagtttttatgtatttttttggcATTCTTGCGTGCTCATACTGCATTATGATTATGTAGTTGATACTTTTGCTGCTTGATTGTTTATGCTATTTTTCTGTCAATAAAGGTGGCAGTGGTCGACGAAAGCTCACTGTAATTCCACCTGAAACAGAAGGATATTCTGTCAAAACACTGAAAGCTGTGTCAGGAGGTGGCAAATCCACTTTTTACATAGTACCTCTTCAGGAAACATTAGACACATCTCCTCTACCTCCCGACTCACAGCACTTTTCAAAGATGCCAAAGAAGATATGTTACCAGTGTAATGAAGTTATGCCTCTGCAGATGCTTGCAGTACACATCAATACGTGCAAAGGAAAATTCTCTCCTGATGAGACTGATGATGAGGTGAGACAATTTTGATGAAATCAAAAGGAGCAATTTTGATTAAATAATATAGTATCACAATTACTGTTTTTTGATTCAGCAGGAATCGGAGTTATGCATTGTGAAAAGCAAATGCAAGGTAAACCTAGCACATTACTAAAAACCATAGTAACTACAATGAATTTTGTATCGGTAATGATCTTTTTCCCACTATGCCTAACATGTACCCATTTTTGGAATTGTAGGTTATTTGTCCAATATGCACTAAGGATTTTCCTGAAGATGAGATCACAGTCCATGCGAGTCTGTGTGGGGATAGGTAATCTTTTTTCAGCCGTTTATGAAAAAATGTTAATCAGTAACAGTCCACGCAAacatatgtatttttattttattttttttaaactttgttttgtCATCAGCTTTCAATGCATGGTGCCTGAAGAAAATGACCAAACTACAGGGACACCAGCTCAAACTTCAGTATGCACAACAGACAGGTACTTTTTGCTCTATTATAATTCATATACACACTATTATGCAGAACCATTTGTTAAAATTATGTGTAAGATCTTTTACACAATACCTGGggtttaatttcatataaaacattttatgaTCACACTACTTTAAATTATTGTTAAAGGTTGTTGCACAGAACATGCTGCAATAATTTCTAATCACGTTTAATGTGGTAGCCTCTTTTAATCTAAAGatgattatttttctttgagAGCTTAGGATGTTTTCTACCCTGTTTTTGTTAAGCGTGGAAGATGTATTGCGTTGCCTTGAACAACAAGTCGACACCACAACAGAATTTAAGTTGTGTGTGGACAGAGAAGACCTTCCAGACAGAGGCATTCTccagtggcagagaaaaaaagctgCATCTCCCACCAGTGTTCTTAGGGTGGTTTTCATTGGAGAGGCAGGCGTGGATACAGGAGCACTTAGGAAAGAGTTTTTGAGTGGTGAGTTGCCTATTACCTGTTTTGTCCTAGTGTCAATAAATAatggataacttaaaaatgcgGATATTTTTTGTATGAAAGACATGATTTCAGGTATTGAAAGCAGATTCTTTGAAGGACTTGAGAACAAGGGCAAAAACCCCAAGTATTCTCTGACCGATCTTGATAATGAAAACTTCAGGTTGGTTACATACGAGCTTTGTGTATTACATTTAATACGCATCCgatatttttgtaaatgttaCCTGAAAATGAATTATAATCATTTGTCTACACAGAACTGTTGGTGAAATAATTGCAGTCAGCCTCGCCCAAGGAGGCCCATCTCCTGCCTTTTTCAAAGAATGGTGCTACAATTTCCTCTGCTCAGGAGAGGTTGATTTCAGCTGTCTGTCTAAGGAGGATGTTGCAGATGTGGAATCTTCCCTGCTCATCCGCAAAGTGAGCACCTGGTTTAGCTCTGGCACATGATATATTATGAGTATGgtgtttttaaacacttttaacCTTCTGTatttcctctttcacattatACATTTCCAGGTTGAAGATGCAGCAGACATACAGTATCTGATGATGTGGGCTGATGAAATTGTCAGCTGTGGATACACAAACCAGATAAAGATGGATAGTAAGGAAAGCATGATCCGGTAAGGGAGAAAAAATCAGAGAGATCATTAACCCCCCCCAactagtttttcattttttttttttttttttttttttttttttaagtgctatTGTCTTACACTCTACAACAAGACTGATTCCAATGCTACAGCAGCTCCGAAAGGGCATGGAACTCTATGGTCTTGTGAACCTGATGGCTGTAAATCCTGAAGCTTGCCACAGTTTGTTTGTTCCTGGGAAAATCCTCAAAGTAAGTATTAACATAGCAGCTTCAGTCTGATCCAAAGACAGTCCACTTATCTGTACTGTAGTTatcctgtatttatttattagttttgaaTGAACAATATATCTATAATATAATCTACTTTATTTCCTTATTTACAGCCAGACGCTGATTTCATTATGATGAGCTGCCAACCACATTTCAGTGAAAAAGGGACATCTAGGGAGAGAACTGAGAGGAAGATCATAAATTTTTTGCAAGATTTCTTGCAGGAGATTGAAGTATCAGGTACTATATAGTATTAGCTGTATATACCTATAGTATTGTATATATACCGTATGCATCTGTtaaatatttttgctttaaCATGCAGGGCACTAGAAAGTATTCTTAGTTGTTAATTTAAAACATTGTAATCCAGATtgctttttatttagaaaagacttcagaaacattttcaaacatcaCAGATGGAAACACAGGCGGTGCAGGTGGTGAAAAATCAGAGTCTCTTGCTGTCCACcatgtgctccagtggatgaccGGCCAGTCCCATGTTCCCATCCTTCCTGATGAAAAGAGACATTTCAAAATAACATGCAAGTTTGACCATGAATGTAAGGAGCGGCTGGGAGATCACTCCATTTGTTACCCAGTTGTGAGTGCATGCACTTGTACTGtgacttttccagtgcagcATCTGGACACTTACACAGTGTTTAAAACCATAATGAGTGCAGCAGTTAAATATGGTGGTGGATTCCACAGAGTTTAACACATTGTTGTCTTGTAATTTGGAAactaaatgagtaaaaatgttTGTAAACATTAGCTGTTAAGATGTTCGTAGCCGTTTCATGAAAATGACAAGACTTCAAAACTTTGTGTAGGGTCCTACGTTGATAGATAATAAGCAAGTGCTTTGTTTGCTTGTCTACTTGTAATCTGAATGTTTTAGCAAAGAAATCCAGTATTTGAGAACTTAAAAGAACGTTGACTTTCACGTCCATGTTAAGTGTCACTGTTGGTTTGACACCTGTAGCAAGAATTGTATGTACAGGTCACGACCGTGTGACTCAGAATGTTCCAAGGGATTAATAGTTCTCTGAAGGCCCTCCAGGGTTTCCTCATCCAGTGGGCATTCAACTTCAGGAACCACAACTGTGCTGTTAGATTCTTCTTGCAGTACAGCACTCTCTCAGTCAATGCCTGGATCCCGAAGCTCCTTCAAATCCACAAACATATATAATGGTCATTATTCCAGAATAGGTACTTTTGGGAGGAATGTTATTTTGTGTAAGCgttttttccattaaaatacaacaatttaaaaagaatgcctttgttttcatgttcttcttACTGTAATTTAGATTAGTGGTAATTGATAAGCAAGAATGTATAAAATCACCAGAAGCATCTCCCAGATGTGCTGCAagtgttttaatttgttaatttCAGAAGAGCAGAgttaactgctaactaaaattttgaaattcaacatttaaataaaaaaaaaaaaaaaaaaaatcagattatgAGCTGGTACCTCAAGTCTCTCGCCCTCGTCCAGCTCTTGTAGATGTCCCATACACCAGAGCTGTTCAGGAGTGAGACCACCTTCTGTCCTGAGGGGATGATTATTCCATCCTCCAACAAAGGTGACAAGATCTGCTCGGAGTCGAGGGACAAAGATGTAGTGGACACCAAAAAGATGAATGACATCTGAAATGTCAAGCAGGCCATCCTCCTCGAGTGAGTGAAGAATATCATGGTACTTGCTAGTGACTGCAATCCAGACATCACGCCAAAGTCGTTCTACTCTGTAAATACATTTGAATTTGGATTTCAGGTATTTCATGCTTCAAATCAATATCAGAACTGCTACAACAATCTACCCATGCAgtcaataataatataaaaaacatcaaaagactaACCTCTGATTGTGGACACTCTTTCCAGATATGAAACTCGCTCTCCCTGTTCCTCTTGTGGCAAACATGAAATGTGCAATGTCCAGGTTTTCTACTCCTTGATCTGCCCTAACCCTatgataaaaatacatttttaaggaatttttaaagttttctttaatGATACTTGTTGCTAGCATATAAATTAAATCAGGGCATAAAACCTTGATGGCAAGCCGTGAAGCTGGGCTGATCTCAGGAAAAATGAGAATGCAGTTTTTGCCCTGTTGTTAGTTGCTGCATCCAAGTACAGGAcctgcagtaaaaacaaatggaaaattAAAGATCTGGTTTCAGATCATGTATAGTTTTTCAGTTAATAATGCAGTTTCATAATAAGTGTTCAAGGAATATTGTACGGTTCTATGTTCATAACCATAATTCAAAGCTTGAGTAGTCTATACATCAATATTGGTAGTACTtatcaaaaaatgaaaatggcCTTTTAGTTTAACCTTTTTTGGTAAAGAACTGattagaaatttaaaaaaataataattgcaAATCGTCCACTATGTTGGCTTGCTGAATAATTGATGTtcataaaaaaacaacctaaTAAAGCTCTCATTTCAAAACTACCAAATATTCTACATAACAGTTACACTTTTACCTTCCTTGAGTAGCCATCCACTCCACCAAAGATCACAACATTGTACCTGTTTCAGAGGGAAAACAATCTCACTAAGGCTTGATTTGCAGAACATGTAAGACATTGAAAATAAATTTTTCAGTATGCACACTTGCCACTGACTTAAACTGGACACTTGTCAGGTGTGCTGAAAATAATACCAAcatttttatatgtttataaGTTCAATGAGACTAAATATTTTAGTTCTcttgtcatgattttttttaagttttctggAGCACTTAACATATTATGTGTTGATAGGCTTGTTATCATGGAAAATATCGATATACAAAGTGTAAATAATTGCTCAAGAAAATTTACAATTAACAATATTGCTGGTTTTGTTACACATCCTGTATTCCTTTTACTTAATATTACTCTATcaagtgctttttaaaatattataaatacaCTGAAAGACCTATCAGATAAGGTTGATTAAAGCAGATTTAAAGTATAACGTGCATCTTTCTGCCCAACTTGTGTTAGAGCTATATAAGTGGGTATTTTACCTTATTAGCTTGTGATTTGTGTCTATGTGGACCAGGGAGAGAGGGCCTCGCACCGAGTAGCTTCTTCGCACAACACAGCCTAGTTCTGTGATCCGTTTGAAGATCCCTACAGCATCAACTCGATGCATGGAGGCCATCATTCTCCACCACTGAACACGGAGACCCATAGAAACCAAATGTACTTGAACCATTCGATAGCCAGCATTTGGCATCTGATTTTTGATAGCCGATATGATGTTGTCCAGCTCTTGGTCATTCATTGTGCTGTATGTTCCTCTCACAGACAAGTCAAATTCTTGCATCCTCCTGTAGATTGTTCTTCTTGAAACACCAAGACATTTAGCAATGCAGCTGACTGGCAGCTGAATGTCCAACAAATTCTTGAGTCTTTCTCTCTCTAGTACGATTTTGGGGTGGCCAGGTCCCAGACCAACTTCTGTTTCCAGTTCAATAATGGCCACAGAGCTGATGTTAATTTCACACTGAACCAGATGATGAACGTTTTGTAGAGCCTCTGTAATCTCTGACAGACCGCCTATTTGCTGAGAGAAAGATTCAAACAGAACAAGCTCATGACGAGTCAAGAACTCCAAATAATCCAGATTTAGTGGTTGTTGGTTTAAAGCAGCTTTCAGTTTAGAGAGGAGTCTATGCATCATTTGCTGTCTCAGTATGTCCTGTTAAAAGCAGCAAGGAACATGGACAAGTACAATGAAATGATGTATCtcagacaaaaataaacaaccCATAAAACAAACTACATGAGGTACATCATTTTTCAAGTTTGCATAGTTTGCAAATTAGCTAACGTCAGTTATCAAGCgaataataattaacaaaatgattttatatTACTTACATGTGGCCGGGACATGCTCTTTTCGTGCTGCTATTCAGTATTCGACGACATAAAAGAGAGCTACTCAAGTATAATTTGGAAAAATTAGTCAGTTGGCATGGTTGTATGATGCAACTACATCCTACTACACCAACAATAgtcttaaaaaataatatattttaaaataaaatgattaaagaTATTATCCGCAAATTGGGGTTTAAGAGATTTTAGCTGGATTTAGCTACATTTCGGACAGTGTTTCCGGAAAGCAGTAGCTAGCCAGCTGATTGGAGACCGTAAGAGCCAATCAGAATTTTTGAaaccaagtctgtgattggttggttttgtggcacacttATAACGGTGTACAGAGAGTTGAGCGTACGAAGCAGAGAATGTTGTGAGcgcaagcaacacattgcgagcaagcgcaaatgaaaaaactgagcgagagggggtgctattgtgtgtgtatatggataAGCGCAAATACTGAAATAcgttttttgcacgcagcaatgaattttgttcactcaaattcagcttttgtaagctcaaaataaatttctcctcaaaatgcaacacttgcacctgcaatttttttttttacgtgcgctcaattttttttttacgtccgctcagaatagtggcacaaaaataacgccataatCATGGACTTAAATGGAATGGAGCGGAGTTCACAATGTCATTATAGTAGAAAATACATGTAGGTCATCATAGCTGAAGCAAATAGCAAACAGGTATCAGCTGCTCAATTGTTGAGTTTAATAACGACTGAAGTAAAAAAGGTTTTCCATCCCTCTGTAGAGCTTCAGGCTTGCTGAATCAATGCAATGATCTATGTTTTCTCAGCATGTGGTGACATGTcaaaacctttgtttttattaaacatgAGTGAACGCTAAACTTCATTTGGTTAATTCATATCAAAACTTACTGTTATGTTGGTAATGTTATAAAAAATTGAAGCTAATGTGATAGCCAACATTTTATGTAAGACTGGAACATGTTATCTGGAATTTCACAATCATTTAAGTATTGGATTCAGACTGCTATTATGACAAGATGGCAAATGATTCTCAGGAACTGGAAGGCGCAGAGAGAGCCTCCTTATCAACACTGGGTGATTGAAttctagtgatgggtcgttcgccaacgaaatggctcttaggctacgttcacactgcaggtcttaatgctcaattccgattttttgatcaaatccgatttttttgtctgcttgttcacactacaaataaaatgcgaatgcaaacgcgctctagtgtgaacgctcaaagcgacccgcatgcgcaaaagtagacgtcacacacaacgcaccCCGTTTAtacccagagcaaacaatattgtttggctgatggcccttaatataaagacttccgactttacgtttcccaatttttgctttaagttattttgttatttacataataatgtaaataacctaataatgatccttattgctgttttagaggagcagtgcttcaaaggatagttgcagatttctgtcagaatctgcagattatacagtacataaaatatacgtgaaaataaaatgttcacgtttccccaacgttgtcttcccaacagattcactaacatctacactggatggcaaGGAAgtgttcgcgatgtcttctcgggcgcttctccggagctgataattggcgtctgtcttgtgtcagtgacgtaaaagacagatttaatgcgacatgaccgttcaaacagcagtcactttctaaaacatcggatatgtatcggattcagtaccacatacgaaagtgacccagatcggatttgaaaatatcggatttgtgtcgttcacactgtcataccatgatcggatatgggtcgcatagggtccaaaaaaatcggatttgatgcgctttcgcctgcagtgtgaacgtagccttagagccggatctttgacgtgaacgacgcgagccggctccttatcacAAGCCGATAAGGAGCttctttttttccgcttcactctgcacgcgagccttgtgctttatgctgggcagaggggggaggggcggtagttacactcagtagcacaggaacagagccagagggagagagagagaaagagagccagggacaacaacgtcacattagaaaggtatagtaatcatccacaactatttttgGTTGTGGAtgaaggattcagaaagtttattcatgcaggctaatatgacagagaatgtgcatgttctttttgttttcatattataatttatatttaattgtgttgtggcttgcagtgttttgtgttgtttcactttaaatttgtaaaagaaaaaagctgaaaatttaaatagttaaaagttgaaatgtgaatagttgatttttgtatttattacattttatgtgaagtgaataaataaaagtatatttacggtggcccctagagacaaagcacatacaaacttcaaatcacatacaaactctgaagcatgtacaaactc
It encodes the following:
- the LOC112433431 gene encoding uncharacterized protein LOC112433431 isoform X3, whose amino-acid sequence is MAESNNGSNNTTPQYQGNGAVESAVRNLVSLLLNNISTNPSGRPTESGQPEPRNLTIQQEMTRSFPGYFKSHLSRGKKRCLTSTKQLVKAGSKTTGLSFYLLSKNTSYTPLPAEELELLQAGMGRQTVSLPEDGDHAEISRLLEETFPKMEYLCGGWLLHKATGGSGRRKLTVIPPETEGYSVKTLKAVSGGGKSTFYIVPLQETLDTSPLPPDSQHFSKMPKKICYQCNEVMPLQMLAVHINTCKGKFSPDETDDEQESELCIVKSKCKVICPICTKDFPEDEITVHASLCGDSFQCMVPEENDQTTGTPAQTSVCTTDSVEDVLRCLEQQVDTTTEFKLCVDREDLPDRGILQWQRKKAASPTSVLRVVFIGEAGVDTGALRKEFLSDMISGIESRFFEGLENKGKNPKYSLTDLDNENFRTVGEIIAVSLAQGGPSPAFFKEWCYNFLCSGEVDFSCLSKEDVADVESSLLIRKVEDAADIQYLMMWADEIVSCGYTNQIKMDSKESMIRAIVLHSTTRLIPMLQQLRKGMELYGLVNLMAVNPEACHSLFVPGKILKPDADFIMMSCQPHFSEKGTSRERTERKIINFLQDFLQEIEVSDGNTGGAGGEKSESLAVHHVLQWMTGQSHVPILPDEKRHFKITCKFDHECKERLGDHSICYPVVSACTCTVTFPVQHLDTYTVFKTIMSAAVKYGGGFHRV
- the LOC112433431 gene encoding uncharacterized protein LOC112433431 isoform X4, which codes for MTRSFPGYFKSHLSRGKKRCLTSTKQLVKAGSKTTGLSFYLLSKNTSYTPLPAEELELLQAGMGRQTVSLPEDGDHAEISRLLEETFPKMEYLCGGWLLHKATGGSGRRKLTVIPPETEGYSVKTLKAVSGGGKSTFYIVPLQETLDTSPLPPDSQHFSKMPKKICYQCNEVMPLQMLAVHINTCKGKFSPDETDDEQESELCIVKSKCKVICPICTKDFPEDEITVHASLCGDSFQCMVPEENDQTTGTPAQTSVCTTDSVEDVLRCLEQQVDTTTEFKLCVDREDLPDRGILQWQRKKAASPTSVLRVVFIGEAGVDTGALRKEFLSDMISGIESRFFEGLENKGKNPKYSLTDLDNENFRTVGEIIAVSLAQGGPSPAFFKEWCYNFLCSGEVDFSCLSKEDVADVESSLLIRKVEDAADIQYLMMWADEIVSCGYTNQIKMDSKESMIRAIVLHSTTRLIPMLQQLRKGMELYGLVNLMAVNPEACHSLFVPGKILKPDADFIMMSCQPHFSEKGTSRERTERKIINFLQDFLQEIEVSEKTSETFSNITDGNTGGAGGEKSESLAVHHVLQWMTGQSHVPILPDEKRHFKITCKFDHECKERLGDHSICYPVVSACTCTVTFPVQHLDTYTVFKTIMSAAVKYGGGFHRV